The following coding sequences are from one Paenibacillus sp. JDR-2 window:
- a CDS encoding response regulator transcription factor produces the protein MNVLLVDDDYFVVTALEKKIDWASLGIEGVYTAHNVAQAREILMKHKVQILVSDIEMPQGSGLELLAWIREENYNVQAIFLTNYADFNYAQKAIELRSFEYFLKPIQFDKLMLIIRKAVERAQEQQQQEKAIQEGYYWQRNQAKMLEHFWRKLISGSVSFPLKASDILLAVEEQHLSYDRNDLIQPVLLNLFPYDGSMGVEEKNLFDFALLNVLYELFQHPQFSVETVLEYSAYNWIAVLKWKEASDLQTLDGLCAAFIQQANRSLKCDACCIVAMSGRLEGISPVIRQLLERNQDIAKRRNHIFFVEHGLRQADESYQPPELTKLEELLERNLPDEFLQETTRYLNESVHQNLFSTSILSLFRLDMMQLVYAFLKSKGIQAHQLYTGKTNERLLAHSLHSIEDLEAYLKYLVHTAMEYRDFAEQPKSVADDIKQYIHAHYGEDLTRISLAEIVYLHPDYLARLFKKETGVSLGTYVISARMEAAKQLLRTTNLSVFAVAKKVGYANYSYFAKVFKQEAGVTPNEYKQDG, from the coding sequence ATGAATGTATTGCTTGTTGATGACGATTACTTTGTCGTAACCGCGCTGGAGAAGAAGATTGACTGGGCTTCGCTTGGCATCGAGGGTGTCTATACGGCTCATAACGTCGCTCAGGCTCGGGAGATTCTGATGAAGCATAAGGTTCAAATTCTTGTATCCGATATCGAAATGCCGCAGGGAAGCGGTCTGGAGCTCTTGGCGTGGATTCGCGAGGAGAACTACAATGTGCAGGCGATCTTCTTAACCAACTACGCCGACTTCAATTACGCGCAAAAAGCGATCGAGCTGCGCAGCTTCGAATATTTCCTGAAGCCGATCCAATTCGATAAGCTGATGCTTATTATCCGAAAAGCCGTTGAACGGGCGCAAGAACAGCAGCAGCAGGAAAAAGCCATTCAAGAGGGTTATTACTGGCAGCGCAATCAAGCGAAGATGCTTGAGCACTTCTGGCGCAAGCTGATCAGCGGCAGCGTCTCCTTCCCTCTTAAGGCATCGGATATTCTGCTTGCCGTTGAGGAGCAGCATCTTTCGTATGACCGTAATGATCTCATTCAGCCCGTCCTGCTTAATCTGTTTCCTTATGACGGCAGTATGGGCGTTGAGGAGAAAAATCTTTTCGACTTCGCGCTGCTTAATGTCCTATACGAGCTGTTTCAGCATCCTCAATTTTCAGTGGAAACGGTACTGGAATACAGCGCTTATAACTGGATCGCCGTGCTCAAATGGAAGGAAGCCTCCGACTTGCAGACGCTTGACGGGCTTTGCGCCGCCTTTATCCAGCAGGCGAATCGCTCGCTGAAATGCGATGCCTGCTGCATCGTCGCCATGTCCGGCAGACTTGAGGGCATTAGCCCGGTCATACGCCAGCTGCTGGAGCGCAATCAGGATATCGCCAAGCGGCGCAATCATATTTTTTTCGTGGAGCATGGTCTTCGGCAAGCCGATGAATCGTATCAACCGCCGGAGCTGACCAAGCTGGAGGAGCTGCTGGAGCGGAACCTGCCGGATGAATTCCTGCAAGAGACAACCCGGTATTTAAACGAGTCGGTGCATCAGAATCTTTTCTCCACCTCAATTCTTAGCTTGTTCCGGCTTGATATGATGCAGCTTGTATATGCCTTCCTAAAGTCAAAGGGCATTCAGGCGCATCAGTTGTATACGGGTAAAACCAATGAACGGCTGCTCGCCCATTCCCTCCATTCCATTGAGGATTTGGAGGCTTACTTGAAGTATCTGGTCCACACGGCCATGGAATACCGCGATTTCGCCGAGCAGCCTAAATCCGTTGCCGATGACATCAAACAATATATCCATGCTCATTACGGGGAGGATTTGACCCGCATCAGCCTGGCCGAAATCGTCTACCTTCATCCCGATTATCTGGCCAGACTGTTCAAGAAAGAGACCGGCGTTTCCCTGGGTACGTATGTCATTAGTGCCCGAATGGAGGCAGCTAAACAGCTGCTCCGCACGACCAATCTGTCGGTATTCGCCGTGGCGAAGAAGGTTGGCTATGCCAACTATTCGTACTTCGCAAAGGTCTTTAAGCAAGAGGCTGGCGTTACGCCTAACGAATATAAGCAGGACGGTTAA
- a CDS encoding ketopantoate reductase family protein, translating into MSAKQGRILIFGAGVIGSMYAIKLIEAGFDVSLFAHSNRFQSLRENGLQYKEKGTVRSIKVNVIDKLENNDVYDFIFVTVRYDRSESALLALKDNQSKNIVTMTSNSIGFSSWLDIVGDRLLPAFPGFGGQIKDGVLHPRFLPKIIAATAFGEMNGVVTERIENLAKIFKTAKLPYVIKKDMQAYLITHSVSDIAMLSFLHAENKIIDKKTAGTRKTARKITVTLKAYLRAIQKAGVSIDPPMLKMVLKFPNLLLDLFFMAWLRTKMVRDMMLPDYANNANNEIVQLSNDLMKFLSQNGER; encoded by the coding sequence ATGTCAGCAAAACAAGGTAGAATTTTAATTTTTGGTGCAGGCGTCATCGGGAGCATGTACGCAATTAAGCTTATTGAAGCAGGGTTTGACGTTAGCCTGTTTGCACATTCCAATAGATTTCAATCATTAAGAGAAAATGGTCTGCAATATAAAGAAAAAGGTACAGTTAGATCGATAAAAGTGAATGTTATTGATAAGCTCGAAAATAACGATGTATACGATTTTATTTTCGTTACCGTTCGTTATGATCGGTCCGAATCAGCATTGTTAGCGCTAAAAGATAATCAAAGCAAAAATATAGTTACGATGACTAGTAATTCAATTGGATTTTCTTCGTGGCTGGATATCGTAGGGGATAGACTATTGCCAGCCTTTCCGGGATTCGGCGGACAGATTAAAGACGGAGTATTGCATCCCCGATTCCTACCCAAGATTATAGCGGCAACTGCATTCGGAGAAATGAATGGCGTAGTGACAGAACGCATAGAAAACCTAGCAAAAATATTTAAAACAGCAAAGCTTCCCTACGTTATTAAAAAGGATATGCAAGCGTATCTAATCACGCATTCCGTATCAGACATTGCCATGCTGAGCTTTTTGCATGCTGAGAATAAGATTATTGACAAAAAAACAGCCGGAACCAGAAAGACGGCACGCAAAATAACAGTCACTTTAAAAGCGTATCTAAGGGCCATACAAAAAGCTGGCGTTTCAATTGACCCGCCAATGCTTAAAATGGTTCTTAAATTTCCAAACTTATTGCTGGATCTTTTCTTTATGGCATGGCTACGAACTAAAATGGTGAGGGATATGATGTTGCCGGATTACGCGAATAACGCTAACAATGAGATTGTGCAGCTGAGTAATGATTTAATGAAATTTTTAAGCCAAAACGGAGAACGATAG
- a CDS encoding TetR/AcrR family transcriptional regulator, whose translation MKKQPLITEKTRQKFVEVFCELYSQKPIEKISVQEITKKSGYNRSTFYQYFTDIYELLDSVENDLLNDLKKELANKELSMHTVQETLYCLDKREHLLVLNALLGDYGSARFLKRLKKEISLDQLELNVPPNDSLTPYFIEFYLTTSLSLFRLWLQRQKDLSSEDFLKLVENLYSSGINPYLKK comes from the coding sequence ATGAAAAAGCAACCCCTAATAACGGAGAAAACAAGACAAAAGTTTGTAGAGGTTTTTTGCGAGTTGTATAGCCAAAAGCCGATTGAGAAAATTTCGGTTCAGGAAATTACGAAGAAGTCAGGATATAACCGCAGCACTTTTTATCAATACTTTACCGACATTTACGAATTGTTGGACTCTGTTGAAAATGATTTATTGAATGACTTAAAAAAAGAACTGGCGAATAAAGAGCTATCGATGCATACGGTTCAAGAAACGCTCTATTGTCTGGACAAAAGAGAACATCTCCTGGTTCTTAACGCCCTTTTGGGCGATTACGGAAGTGCCCGTTTCTTAAAACGCTTAAAAAAAGAAATCTCTTTGGATCAATTGGAATTAAACGTTCCGCCAAACGATTCCTTAACGCCATACTTCATTGAGTTTTACCTGACAACTTCCCTTTCCTTATTTCGTCTTTGGCTCCAGCGTCAAAAGGATTTATCGTCAGAAGATTTTCTCAAGTTAGTGGAGAACCTGTATTCAAGCGGGATTAACCCCTATTTAAAAAAATGA
- a CDS encoding carbohydrate ABC transporter permease, producing MAKIERTATVSRGINKTIIYIVCIGLALLSILPFWVMFVNATRSTAEIQSGLSLIPSTHLKTNWDVLTSKSFDPLKGFLNSFIISATSTVCAVYFSSLTAYGLVVYNWKWRQTFFTFILCVMMIPAQASAIGFYQFMYQLHWTNSFLPLILPAIAAPAIVFFMRQYLLATLSLEIVEASRIDGSGEFATFNKIIIPIMMPAVATQAIFAFVASWNNLFMPLILLTDKSKYTLPVMVSLLRGDIYKTEFGSIYMGLALTALPLFVIYFLLSRYIIAGVALGGVKE from the coding sequence ATGGCGAAAATAGAGAGAACAGCAACGGTCTCCCGGGGCATTAACAAGACGATTATCTATATTGTCTGCATTGGCCTTGCGCTGCTTAGCATCCTTCCATTCTGGGTGATGTTCGTGAATGCAACGCGTTCTACGGCGGAGATTCAAAGCGGCCTGTCACTGATTCCATCCACGCATCTCAAGACCAACTGGGACGTGTTGACCAGCAAAAGCTTCGATCCGTTAAAAGGGTTCCTGAACTCGTTCATTATTTCGGCTACATCAACCGTCTGCGCCGTATATTTCTCTTCTTTGACAGCCTACGGGCTTGTTGTGTACAACTGGAAATGGCGTCAAACGTTCTTCACGTTTATCCTATGCGTGATGATGATTCCGGCGCAGGCAAGCGCGATTGGCTTCTATCAATTCATGTACCAGCTGCACTGGACGAACAGCTTCCTGCCGCTGATTCTGCCTGCGATAGCAGCGCCGGCCATTGTGTTCTTCATGCGCCAATACTTGCTCGCAACCCTCTCGCTGGAGATTGTTGAAGCATCGCGTATTGACGGCTCCGGCGAGTTCGCAACCTTCAATAAAATCATCATTCCGATTATGATGCCGGCGGTTGCGACGCAAGCGATCTTCGCTTTTGTGGCAAGCTGGAACAACCTGTTTATGCCGCTCATCCTGCTCACGGATAAATCAAAGTATACGCTGCCAGTCATGGTCAGCTTGCTCCGGGGCGATATCTACAAGACGGAGTTTGGCTCGATCTATATGGGTCTGGCGTTAACGGCTTTGCCGCTATTCGTCATTTACTTCCTGCTATCCCGGTATATTATCGCGGGCGTAGCGCTTGGCGGGGTTAAGGAGTAA
- a CDS encoding carbohydrate ABC transporter permease: MRRKGVNYSKYGYIFSIPFILAFLIFSLYPTLYTAFIGFTDMKGVIPKPVHILDNPFGNFKDLILNNVSFKQSLVNTFVLWIANFIPQIGLALLLTAWFTNRRLNVKGQGVFKVLLYMPNIITASTIAVLFSTLFAYPMGPVNSLFHALGWSDAPIQFLQDKNTARGIVSFIQFWMWYGNTMIILIAGVMGINPALFEAAAIDGATGTQTFFRVTLPSLRTILLYSLVTSMIGGLQMFDIPQLFITPAGGPDNATLTTSVFIYGQAFKGAYMYNKAAAASMIMFLIAAVLSALLFYLMRDRGEAKLRKQLKLQEKAAKAAAKGV; this comes from the coding sequence ATGCGCCGCAAGGGAGTCAATTACTCGAAATACGGCTATATTTTCAGTATTCCTTTTATACTAGCGTTCCTTATTTTCTCTTTGTATCCTACGCTGTACACGGCCTTTATCGGTTTCACGGATATGAAAGGGGTTATCCCAAAGCCGGTTCATATTCTGGATAATCCGTTTGGGAATTTTAAAGACCTGATTCTCAACAACGTTTCGTTCAAACAGTCTCTTGTGAACACCTTTGTCCTCTGGATTGCAAACTTCATTCCGCAGATCGGCCTTGCGCTCTTGCTTACGGCCTGGTTCACCAATAGACGCCTCAATGTTAAAGGGCAAGGCGTCTTTAAGGTTCTGCTCTACATGCCGAATATTATCACGGCGAGTACAATCGCCGTGCTTTTCAGCACCTTGTTCGCTTATCCGATGGGCCCTGTCAACAGCTTGTTCCATGCACTGGGGTGGAGCGACGCACCGATTCAATTCCTGCAGGATAAGAACACGGCAAGGGGCATTGTTTCTTTCATCCAGTTCTGGATGTGGTACGGCAATACGATGATTATTCTGATCGCAGGCGTAATGGGGATTAACCCGGCACTCTTTGAGGCGGCGGCCATTGACGGAGCAACGGGTACGCAAACCTTTTTCCGCGTGACTCTGCCAAGTCTCCGGACAATCCTGCTGTATTCGCTTGTTACTTCCATGATCGGCGGACTGCAAATGTTCGATATTCCACAGCTGTTCATCACTCCCGCGGGCGGTCCGGACAATGCCACGCTGACGACATCGGTGTTCATCTATGGGCAGGCGTTCAAAGGAGCCTATATGTACAACAAAGCCGCAGCGGCAAGCATGATTATGTTCCTCATAGCGGCCGTATTGTCCGCGCTCCTGTTCTATCTGATGCGCGACCGCGGCGAAGCGAAGCTTAGAAAGCAGCTAAAGCTGCAAGAGAAAGCTGCAAAAGCAGCGGCAAAGGGGGTGTGA
- a CDS encoding ABC transporter substrate-binding protein: MKRMKRALMGISTLLVMTTALAACGGNSNSNSNSNANSSSPSPTASETASTEPAKSDGKKVTINLWSFTDEIPNMTKKYLETHPDANVEFKTTVIATTDGAYQPALDQALAGGGKDAPDIYAAEAAFVLKYTQGDASTYAANYADLGLTDQMVKDGGIAQYSVDIGSKDGQLKGLAYQATGGGFIYRRSIAKDVFGTDDPAAIKNEVGPGWDKYFAAADKLKAKGYAIVSGDGDIWHPIENSSDKGWVVDGKLHIDPKREQFLDFSKKLTDNGYSNGTQDWQEAWYADMSGAGAKPVFGFFGPAWLINYVMKDQVKDTNGDWAVTEPPTGFFWGGTWLLANKDVTKDDAKKKAVADFINWVTLDTSETGLQYYWANGTMKEGEQGTKDSVASSVVMSKSNGEVALLGGQNMFDAFVPANANATGKNLTQYDESINLIWRDQVRAYASGSKSREAALKDFKQTVKDQLGIESE; encoded by the coding sequence ATGAAACGAATGAAACGTGCTTTAATGGGGATCTCCACACTGCTTGTGATGACAACGGCTCTCGCGGCATGCGGCGGAAACTCAAATTCAAACTCGAATTCGAACGCAAACTCATCTAGCCCAAGCCCGACAGCATCTGAGACAGCATCAACGGAACCGGCGAAAAGCGACGGCAAGAAAGTCACGATCAATCTCTGGAGCTTCACGGATGAGATTCCGAACATGACCAAAAAGTATCTCGAAACTCACCCAGACGCAAACGTAGAGTTCAAAACAACCGTAATCGCAACAACCGACGGTGCTTATCAGCCTGCGCTTGACCAGGCTCTGGCCGGCGGCGGCAAAGACGCTCCGGACATTTACGCTGCTGAAGCGGCGTTTGTACTGAAATACACGCAAGGCGACGCCTCCACTTATGCCGCTAACTATGCGGACCTGGGGTTGACTGATCAAATGGTGAAAGACGGGGGTATTGCCCAATACTCCGTTGATATCGGCTCGAAGGACGGCCAGCTGAAAGGTCTTGCTTACCAAGCAACCGGCGGCGGCTTTATTTATCGCCGTTCGATTGCCAAGGACGTATTCGGAACGGATGACCCGGCAGCAATCAAGAACGAAGTTGGCCCGGGCTGGGATAAATACTTCGCGGCAGCTGATAAGCTGAAAGCTAAAGGCTACGCGATTGTATCCGGCGACGGCGACATCTGGCATCCAATCGAGAACAGCTCCGACAAAGGCTGGGTTGTGGACGGCAAGCTGCACATCGATCCTAAACGCGAGCAATTCCTTGATTTCTCCAAAAAGCTGACAGACAACGGCTACAGCAACGGAACGCAGGACTGGCAGGAAGCTTGGTACGCGGATATGTCCGGCGCGGGCGCAAAACCGGTATTTGGTTTCTTTGGTCCGGCATGGCTTATTAACTACGTTATGAAGGATCAAGTCAAGGATACGAATGGCGACTGGGCAGTTACCGAACCGCCAACAGGCTTCTTCTGGGGTGGCACATGGCTGCTCGCCAACAAAGACGTAACGAAGGACGACGCGAAGAAGAAAGCGGTAGCGGACTTCATCAATTGGGTTACTCTTGATACTTCCGAGACAGGTCTCCAATACTACTGGGCGAACGGCACGATGAAGGAAGGCGAGCAAGGCACGAAGGATAGCGTAGCTTCCTCCGTCGTTATGTCGAAGTCGAACGGCGAAGTGGCGTTGCTCGGCGGACAAAACATGTTTGACGCCTTTGTTCCGGCTAACGCAAACGCAACGGGCAAAAACCTGACTCAATACGACGAATCGATCAACCTGATCTGGCGCGACCAAGTCCGTGCGTACGCTTCCGGCAGCAAGAGCCGCGAAGCCGCGCTGAAAGACTTCAAGCAAACGGTTAAAGACCAGCTCGGTATCGAAAGCGAATAA
- a CDS encoding LrgB family protein — protein MNEAWFQQPLFGITITVLFYVGAQLLNSRYKWLNPLFVTSGGIILLLLLTDIPYEAYQAGGDIITFFLGPATVALAVPFYKNFQKLRDQLMPIVIGVSAGLICGLLAVWGIVSLLHGSKQIMLTMLPKSVTTPIAIEVADLLGGTPELAGVFAVLTGLLGSMIGPMILKMLKFRSDLAIGAAMGTAAHGIGTARIMRDSEIQGGISAFAMGLSSILTPLFCIPLIYWL, from the coding sequence ATGAATGAAGCCTGGTTCCAACAGCCGTTGTTTGGCATTACGATCACCGTATTATTTTATGTGGGAGCTCAGCTTCTTAATAGCCGCTATAAATGGTTGAACCCTTTGTTTGTTACCTCGGGAGGCATTATTCTACTGCTGCTGCTTACTGATATTCCTTATGAGGCCTATCAAGCGGGAGGGGATATCATTACCTTTTTCCTCGGGCCGGCTACGGTTGCTCTAGCTGTTCCCTTTTACAAAAACTTTCAAAAGCTGAGAGATCAGCTCATGCCCATTGTTATAGGCGTGAGCGCCGGATTGATATGCGGGCTGCTTGCGGTATGGGGGATCGTTAGTCTACTTCACGGTTCCAAACAGATCATGCTCACCATGCTGCCAAAATCGGTCACAACGCCTATTGCGATAGAAGTTGCGGATTTGCTAGGCGGAACGCCTGAGCTGGCTGGCGTATTTGCCGTACTGACGGGTCTTCTTGGCAGTATGATTGGACCTATGATACTCAAAATGTTGAAGTTCCGCAGCGATCTAGCGATTGGTGCGGCAATGGGGACGGCGGCACACGGCATCGGCACGGCGCGCATAATGCGCGACTCCGAAATCCAGGGCGGCATCAGCGCCTTTGCCATGGGGCTGTCGAGCATCCTGACGCCGCTGTTTTGCATACCGTTGATCTATTGGCTGTAA
- a CDS encoding CidA/LrgA family protein, which translates to MRGLAILLGYTLLGNAIHSLLSVPISGNVIGMVLLVISLFAGWVKLAWIEETAQFFLKHMMIFFAPVIVGTMMFFGVIGEEWLAIAVALSASTLIVILVTAGITAWQTGKGKERTYE; encoded by the coding sequence ATGAGAGGATTAGCTATATTGCTGGGGTACACGCTATTGGGCAACGCGATACATTCCCTGCTGTCCGTGCCAATCTCGGGGAACGTCATCGGAATGGTATTGCTTGTCATCAGCCTCTTTGCAGGCTGGGTGAAGCTGGCCTGGATTGAAGAGACGGCACAATTTTTTCTGAAGCATATGATGATCTTTTTTGCGCCCGTTATCGTGGGCACGATGATGTTCTTTGGCGTGATCGGAGAAGAGTGGCTAGCCATAGCGGTTGCACTCTCTGCCAGCACATTGATTGTCATCCTGGTCACAGCCGGCATTACAGCATGGCAAACCGGAAAAGGGAAGGAACGCACCTATGAATGA
- a CDS encoding M56 family metallopeptidase → MTVRLSDFFAWILSASLMASVLVVLILAAKWLLRDKLKPRWGYLLWLLLILRLVLPWTPESSFSMYNIFHLFAERNHFAAANETAITPAVKPEIEGANPTQLTQSPQDALTTVQRDPTIKKPASPLQVASVVWLVGTVMFLGIMFRANLRFAKKLKGEKAITDPNIAALFESCKEEMSLRRRITLIQTNRVSSPTLFGLLKPKLLLPNMALTTLSDAQLRHVFLHELSHVRRNDIAMNGGMNILLALHWFNPFLWYAYHKMRVDQELACDALALSRVKPEESKEYALTIIKLLELFTKPIHLAGAVSILGNKKELKRRLIMIASPVKSSYKWSFVGVIVLLLLGGAALTNASSEEKHKEEATHATDAAIENLTTVWADALKSRDGKPRYDMMSANAKEKFVQEQIIRGGEDWNYNIGVSSPWVIDYRSRVDGMNAVITYVTLTSEPAYYKTVESVTFVKKKGKLVVDDYETLLEGELIPTNTNISKTDYEKMSNIIIAVNKGELPVSALKDAGPLLKREGRLIDLSISVREQYMKGPDYQLISRDEYTKMSHIISEVNAGNLPAEALKDADLLLERSPKMITPETRAKYLAFK, encoded by the coding sequence CTCGCTGATGGCCAGCGTTCTGGTCGTTCTTATTTTAGCTGCGAAATGGTTGCTTAGAGATAAATTAAAGCCCAGATGGGGTTATCTGCTGTGGCTTCTCTTGATTCTGCGGCTAGTGCTGCCGTGGACACCCGAAAGCTCGTTCAGCATGTACAATATCTTTCATCTATTTGCAGAGAGGAATCATTTTGCAGCCGCGAACGAAACGGCAATCACTCCTGCAGTGAAACCGGAAATTGAAGGAGCAAACCCAACGCAATTAACTCAATCGCCCCAAGATGCATTAACAACTGTTCAAAGGGATCCGACGATTAAAAAACCGGCATCACCCCTGCAAGTCGCCTCAGTCGTTTGGCTGGTTGGTACCGTTATGTTTCTTGGTATTATGTTCAGGGCCAATCTACGGTTTGCTAAGAAGTTAAAAGGCGAAAAGGCCATAACGGATCCGAACATTGCTGCATTGTTTGAGAGCTGTAAAGAAGAAATGAGCCTGCGTCGAAGGATCACGTTAATACAGACGAATCGAGTATCCAGTCCTACCTTATTCGGGTTACTTAAACCAAAGCTGTTATTGCCCAACATGGCTTTAACAACGTTAAGCGATGCGCAGCTGCGGCATGTGTTTTTGCATGAGCTGTCGCATGTACGCCGAAATGATATTGCCATGAATGGGGGCATGAACATTTTGCTGGCGCTGCATTGGTTTAATCCGTTCCTCTGGTATGCCTATCACAAAATGCGGGTAGACCAGGAATTAGCCTGTGACGCATTGGCTTTATCGAGAGTTAAGCCGGAGGAGTCCAAGGAGTACGCCTTAACGATAATCAAACTGTTAGAGCTGTTTACTAAACCCATTCATTTGGCAGGGGCTGTAAGTATATTGGGGAATAAAAAAGAGCTTAAGAGGAGACTGATTATGATCGCTTCACCCGTAAAAAGCTCTTATAAGTGGTCGTTTGTTGGGGTTATCGTGCTCTTGTTATTAGGGGGTGCCGCATTAACCAATGCAAGCTCGGAGGAAAAGCATAAGGAAGAAGCCACGCACGCAACGGATGCCGCGATAGAAAACCTCACTACGGTTTGGGCGGATGCGCTTAAGTCGCGGGACGGGAAACCCCGTTATGACATGATGTCCGCAAATGCGAAAGAAAAGTTCGTACAGGAACAAATCATCAGAGGCGGCGAGGACTGGAATTATAATATAGGGGTTTCGAGCCCTTGGGTGATCGATTACCGGAGCAGAGTCGACGGAATGAATGCCGTTATTACTTATGTCACGCTAACCAGCGAACCGGCCTATTATAAGACGGTGGAATCTGTTACATTCGTCAAGAAGAAAGGTAAGCTTGTTGTAGATGACTATGAGACCCTTCTTGAGGGGGAGTTGATTCCTACAAACACGAATATATCAAAAACAGACTATGAGAAAATGAGCAACATAATTATTGCAGTTAATAAAGGAGAGCTTCCTGTATCTGCTCTTAAAGACGCCGGACCATTACTTAAAAGAGAAGGTCGTTTAATCGACTTATCTATTTCTGTTAGAGAGCAGTATATGAAAGGGCCGGATTACCAGCTTATTTCAAGAGACGAGTACACGAAAATGTCTCATATTATCAGCGAAGTTAATGCCGGAAACTTGCCGGCTGAGGCTCTTAAGGATGCTGATCTGTTGCTCGAAAGAAGTCCAAAGATGATCACACCGGAGACTCGGGCAAAATATTTAGCTTTTAAATAA